One part of the Melospiza melodia melodia isolate bMelMel2 chromosome 3, bMelMel2.pri, whole genome shotgun sequence genome encodes these proteins:
- the ASXL2 gene encoding putative Polycomb group protein ASXL2, producing the protein MREKGRKKKGRTWAEAARTVLEKYPNTPMSHKEILQVIQKEGLKEISGTSPLACLNAMLHTNSRGEEGIFYKVPGRMGVYTLKKDIPDGLKELSEGSEESSDGHSDSQSSEHSSSSSDGCAAKDRRKSRWKRKVPSRLPPAGSPQPGCPSPSIPAKGLSSSQKHSKKALKQALKQQQQKQQQQQQQQCRPGMGPGMGPGMALPSGQHVLLKAKATPGRSGWEGKQTDGHSSSPPNSTCSSSPSVKLENSLPGLPKKPFPRSDRLHARQLKRARCAEIDVETPDSILVNTNLRALINKHTFSLLPPEGQQRLLLLLPDVDRQVGPDGLMKLSSSALNNEFFTSAAQGWKERLSEGEFTPEMQLRIRQEIEKEKKVELWKEHFFESYYGQSSGLSPEESERLTALPEAAEPGRPRSPPAPRREQSTPTAPPEPQAAPGASRKAAEEAREEPQPKAAKPEVSPERRAVRAGERPGPGRERETLPQKPPSTSSHGAEEQRKPGVAKEVPGKESLGAASKPKSPEAGGAAAKAQSPAAAKVEEEKEKEEKEKEKKPPGSEAMEVGVEAHKRKLESREEAPGSPEKKPRVAEPCQHHQQQQQQHQAFRRQPFPSTGPAVPRVPPLKIPVSRISPMPFPAGQVSPRPCFPLSLGSPGRTGARTLADIKARAQQAKAQRAAAAAAAASAGGAVPGPGPGGGRPPGRAGDGRDPGGAPQAAAGAKALELAGTGSGGGSRRFLPHGPGPRSQVQGQAEPGAARHPPGAQLQPGAAPAAAPALGNGAGAAPSPPRGTATPGSPGTPGGAPPAAARNGSGCELPKGKPPSPPVSPLPPSGPGAQAAAVGAAVPASSSSSVAASLKSPPRASSSSIPANNPLVTQLLQGKSVPLEQILPKALTKAEAKSGPVAPQEEKGAAGNGTEAGDRASGVPPQQLGKIFCQSRPLPHIPRTFPLPSGKEPGPEQHHEALSKSTQEQILQTLIKRVQRQNVLPVLQPSQLNLPHSGFPVESSSTRQRFMLGFTGRRTCKPAMSGHYLLNISTYGRGSESLRRGSSLSAEPRLGLGSPAEGAGAELGEAAGGRGSGSSSEEDADDESSGDEREHGSSKEEPRAGQGEQERGSHGPAEPKAAKEKAPALDGTALARDLLQAAQEQMAHAMRGKGHGGTELFGPPTPCPDPSQPPLLPAPQPPKLPGSYSGTINVSTSPDMVGQGSLVGECSQLGSSMGNVMSFSVTVTTIPAGQAVSSGGRGQSLPVQAFAEDGAMEDPPSKCYCRLKAMIMCKGCGAFCHDDCIGPSKLCVSCLVVR; encoded by the exons CGGGACGTCCCCCCTGGCCTGCCTGAATGCCATGCTGCACACCAACTCCCGCGGAGAGGAGGGCATCTTCTACAAGGTGCCAGGCAGGATGGGCGTCTACACCCTCAAG AAGGACATCCCAGATGGGCTGAAGGAGCTGTCAGAGGGCTCGGAGGAGAGCAGTGATGGCCACTCGGACTCGCAGAGCtcagagcacagcagctccagcagcgacGGCTGCGCCGCCAAGGACAGGAGGAAGAGCAGGTGGAAAAGGAAAG TGCCGTCGCGCCTGCCCCCCGCAGGCTCCCCGCAGCCCGGCTGCCCGTCCCCGTCCATCCCGGCCAAGGGCCTCTCCTCCTCCCAGAAGCACAGCAAGAAGGCCCTCAAGCAG gccctgaagcagcagcagcagaagcagcagcagcagcagcagcagcagtgccggcCGGGCATGGGGCCGGGCATGGGGCCGGGCATGGCCCTGCCCTCTGGCCAGCACGTCCTGCTCAAGGCCAAGGCCACCCCCGGGAGGTCAG GTTGGGAAGGGAAGCAGACAGATGGACATTCCAGCAGCCCCCCAAACTCCACGTGCAGCTCCTCGCCCTCGGTGAAGCTGGAGaactccctgccagggctgcccaagaAGCCCTTCCCCAGATCTGACAGGCTCCATGCAA ggcagctgaAGCGAGCGCGCTGTGCCGAGATCGACGTGGAGACGCCGGACTCCATCCTGGTGAACACCAACCTGAGGGCCCTGATCAACAAGCACACCTTCAGCCTGCTGCCTCCCGAGGGCCAGcagcgcctgctgctgctgctgcccgacGTGGACAGACAG GTGGGCCCTGACGGGCTGATGAAGCTCAGCAGCTCCGCGCTCAACAACGAGTTCTTCACCTcggctgctcagggctggaagGAGAGGCTGTCAGAAG GAGAGTTCACCCCAGAAATGCAGCTCCGGATCCGGCAGGAGAtcgagaaggagaagaaggtggAGCTGTGGAAGGAGCACTTCTTTGAGAGCTACTACGGGCAGAG ctctgggctgagccCCGAGGAGTCGGAGCGCCTGACAGCACTGCCCGAGGCGGCAGAGCCCggccggccccgcagccccccggCCCCACGGCGGGAGCAGAGCACACCCACAGCTCCCCCggagccccaggcagccccaggggccagcaggaaagcagcagaggaggCCAGAGAGGAGccacagcccaaggcagccaAGCCTGAGGTGTCCCCGGAGCGACGAGCGGTGAGAGCCGGCGAGAGACCGGGGCCCGGCCGGGAGAGAGAAACcctgccccaaaaaccccccagcacctccagccacggggcagaggagcagaggaagCCTGGGGTGGCCAAGGAGGTGCCAGGGAAGGAATCTCTGGGTGCCGCAAGCAAACCAAAGAGCCCTGAGGCTGGCGGGGCAGCAGCCAAGGCGCAGAGCCCTGCGGCAGCCAaggtggaggaggagaaggagaaggaggagaaggagaaggagaagaagcccCCCGGGAGCGAGGCCATGGAGGTCGGGGTGGAGGCCCACAAGAGGaagctggagagcagggaggaagcTCCAGGCAGCCCTGAGAAGAAGCCCCGTGTGGCTGAGCCCTGccagcaccaccagcagcagcagcagcagcaccaggccttTCGCAGGCAGCCCTTTCCCAGCACGGGGCCGGCCGTGCCGCGGGTGCCCCCGCTCAAG ATTCCCGTGTCCAGAATCTCCCCGATGCCATTTCCTGCGGGCCAGGTCTCTCCCAGGCCGTGCTTCCCGCTGTCCCTCGGCAGTCCTGGCAGGACAGGGGCCAGGACCCTGGCCGACATCAAGGCAAGAGCGCAGCAGGCCAAGGCGCAGAGGGCGGCAGCCGCAGCCGCCGCAGCCTCGGCCGGGGGAGCCGTGCCAGGGCCCGGCCCGGGCGGGGGGAGACccccgggcagggcaggagacGGGAGAGACCCCGGCGGAGCCCCCCAGGCCGCGGCTGGAGCCAAGGCGCTGGAACTGGCAGGAACTGGAAGCGGGGGAGGTTCGAGAAGGTTCCTTCCCCACGGCCCAGGGCCCCGCTCGCAGGTGCAGGGCCAGGCGGAGCCGGGAGCTGCTCGCCATCCTCCTGGAGCACAACTACAGCCAGGAGCAGCCCCCGCGGCTGCCCCGGCGctagggaacggagctggggccGCGCCGAGCCCCCCGCGGGGCACGGCCACCCCCGGCTCCCCCGGTACGCCCGGCGGGGCCCCTCCTGCCGCGGCCCGGAACGGGAGCGGCTGTGAGCTCCCCAAAGGCAAACCTCCGTCCCCTCCGGTGTCCCCGCTGCCGCCCTCGGGCCCCggagcccaggctgcagctgtgggtgcagccgtcccagcctccagcagctcctcggtAGCAGCCAGCCTTAAATCCCCTCCCCGAGCGAGCTCCTCCAGCATTCCTGCCAACAACCCTTTGGTCAcgcagctgctccagggcaagAGCGTCCCTCTGGAGCAGATCCTGCCCAAGGCGCTGACCAAAGCAGAAGCGAAAAGTGGCCCGGTGGCTCCTCAGGAAGAGAAGGGGGCGGCGGGGAACGGCACCGAGGCGGGGGACAGAGCATCGGGGGTGCCCCCGCAGCAGCTCGGCAAGATCTTCTGCCAGAGCAGGCCCCTGCCTCACATTCCAAGGACCTTCCCGCTGCCCTCGGGAAAGGAGCCCGGGCCCGAGCAGCACCACGAGGCGCTGAGCAAATCCACCCAGGAGCAGATCCTGCAGACTCTGATCAAGAGGGTGCAGAGGCAGAACGTGCTGCCCGTCCTCCAGCCCTCGCAGCTGAACCTCCCGCACTCAGGTTTCCCGGTGGAGAGCAGCTCCACCAGGCAGAGATTCATGCTGGGCTTCACGGGCAGGAGGACGTGCAAGCCTGCCATGTCCGGGCACTACCTGCTCAACATCTCCACCTACGGCCGCGGCTCGGAGAGCTTGAGGAGAGGCTCGTCCCTGAGCGCCGAGCCCcgcctggggctgggcagccccGCCGAGGGCGCCGGGGCAGAGCTGGGCGAGGCCGCGGGCGGCcggggcagcggcagcagcagcgaggAGGACGCGGACGATGAGAGCTCCGGGGACGAGCGGGAGCACGGCAGCAGCAAGGAGGAGCCGCGGgcggggcagggggagcaggagcGGGGCTCACACGGCCCCGCGGAGCCCAAGGCCGCCAAGGAGAAGGCGCCGGCCTTGGATGGCACCGCGCTGGCCCGGGACCTGCTGCAGGCAGCGCAGGAGCAGATGGCCCACGCCATGAGGGGCAAGGGCCACGGTGGCACGGAGCTCTTTGGGCCCCCCACGCCATGCCCAGATCCATCGCAGCCCCCGCTGctccccgccccgcagcccccgaAGCTGCCCGGGAGCTACAGCGGCACCATCAACGTCTCCACCTCGCCCGACATGGTGGGGCAGGGCTCGCTGGTGGGCGAGTGCAGCCAGCTGGGCAGCTCCATGGGCAACGTCATGTCCTTCTCGGTGACCGTGACCACCATCCCCGCCGGGCAGGCCGTGAGCTCTGGCGGCCGCGGGCAGAGCCTGCCGGTGCAGGCGTTCGCCGAGGACGGCGCCATGGAggatcccccttccaaatgctaCTGCAGGTTGAAAGCCATGATCATGTGCAAGGGCTGCGGCGCCTTCTGCCACGACGACTGCATCGGCCCCTCCAAGCTCTGCGTCTCCTGCCTCGTGGTGCGGTAA